A genomic segment from Vagococcus zengguangii encodes:
- a CDS encoding YggT family protein translates to MYFLITVLRNFVSIYSTCLVLYALLSWFPGGYQSKFGQFLTRICDPYLKIFDRFNLSIGGISFNIVVALFVLQFIERILIRILFVGL, encoded by the coding sequence GTGTATTTTTTGATTACTGTATTAAGAAATTTTGTCAGTATTTATTCAACCTGTTTAGTTCTTTACGCACTACTTTCGTGGTTTCCTGGTGGTTACCAAAGTAAGTTTGGACAATTTTTAACTAGAATTTGTGATCCGTATTTAAAAATATTTGATCGCTTTAACCTGTCAATTGGTGGGATTAGTTTTAATATTGTTGTGGCACTATTTGTGCTTCAATTTATCGAAAGAATATTAATCAGGATTTTATTTGTAGGTCTATAA
- the rpmG gene encoding 50S ribosomal protein L33 yields MATRKTSLACVDCGSRNYSKTVNDSNRAERLEIKKFCKYCKKHTLHKETK; encoded by the coding sequence ATGGCAACGAGAAAAACATCCCTTGCATGTGTCGATTGTGGCTCACGTAATTATTCAAAAACCGTGAACGATAGCAATCGTGCAGAACGTTTAGAAATAAAAAAATTCTGTAAATATTGTAAGAAACATACGTTACACAAAGAAACTAAATAG
- a CDS encoding RNA-binding protein: protein MENNVYQHFRKDEHPFIDAVEDWVSKVEREYVPFLTGFLDPRQCHILETIVRGQGQDLKFGFYGGYEHAERVRALIYPDYYEPTVEDYEIMSFNIEYPKKFTELKHRQILGTLMSLGIKRELFGDITTDGDDWQIHLDQKMSEFVSSQFDKIGKITIRLEPTIGEVFNPVTDWVIEQVTVSSQRLDTVISEVFNISRQRSKSLIETGKVKINWMVSERSDTPVEEFDQLSVRGFGRIRIESVEGRTKKDKIRMKVSTINNKR, encoded by the coding sequence GTGGAAAATAATGTTTATCAACATTTTCGCAAAGATGAACATCCTTTTATTGATGCAGTAGAGGATTGGGTGTCAAAAGTTGAACGCGAATATGTACCGTTTTTGACAGGCTTTTTAGATCCCAGACAGTGTCATATCTTAGAAACAATTGTTAGAGGACAGGGACAAGATTTGAAATTCGGTTTTTACGGTGGTTACGAACATGCTGAGCGAGTACGAGCGTTGATTTATCCTGATTATTATGAACCGACCGTTGAGGATTATGAAATCATGAGTTTTAACATTGAATATCCTAAAAAATTTACTGAGCTCAAGCATCGTCAAATTTTGGGAACGCTGATGAGTTTAGGAATTAAGCGGGAATTATTTGGTGATATTACGACTGATGGAGATGATTGGCAAATACATTTAGATCAAAAGATGTCAGAATTTGTCAGTTCACAATTTGACAAAATTGGTAAAATTACCATTAGATTAGAACCAACGATCGGGGAAGTTTTTAATCCAGTCACTGATTGGGTGATTGAGCAAGTAACAGTCAGTTCCCAACGTTTAGATACCGTTATTTCTGAAGTTTTCAATATTTCTAGACAACGCTCTAAATCGCTAATCGAAACAGGAAAAGTTAAAATTAATTGGATGGTCAGCGAGCGATCAGACACGCCTGTAGAAGAATTTGATCAACTGTCTGTTAGAGGATTTGGACGTATTAGAATTGAATCGGTTGAAGGTCGAACCAAAAAAGATAAAATTAGAATGAAAGTTTCAACGATAAATAATAAGAGGTGA
- the ileS gene encoding isoleucine--tRNA ligase: protein MKMKETLQLGKTAFPMRANLPNREGQWQQEWEQQKIYEKRQELNEGKPSFVLHDGPPYANGNIHLGHALNKISKDIIVRSKSMSGFRAPYVPGWDTHGLPIEQVLTNKGVDRKKMSRAEYLEKCREYALSQVDKQREDFKRLGVSGDWENPYITLTADYEAAQIRVFGKMAEKGYIYKGLKPIYWSPSSESSLAEAEIEYKDIKSPSIFVAFKVKDGKGLLDTDTSFVIWTTTPWTLPANLGISANADFEYVVINVEGNKYVVAKELLTTVAEKIGWENYEVVQEVKGSELEYMTAQHPFYDRESLVMVGDHVTLEAGTGLVHTAPGHGEDDYFVARRYNLEVLSPVDGRGVYTDEAPGFEGIFYDKANPMITELLEEKGALLKLDFFSHSYPHDWRTKKPVIYRATPQWFASIDKFRANILSEVEKVDWIIPWGKTRLYNMIRDRGDWVISRQRAWGVPLPVFYAENGEAIITPETIEHVANLFAEHGSKIWYEKEANELLPEGFTHEGSPNGQFTKENDIMDVWFDSGSSHEAVLRGREDLTFPADMYLEGSDQYRGWFNSSITTSVAINEVAPYKSVLSQGFVLDGEGRKMSKSLGNVIIPEKVINQMGADILRLWVSSVDYEADVRVSMDILSQISEVYRKIRNTMRFLIANTEDFDPKANRVEYRELRSVDKYMMVRLNQVIETIKTKGYDEYSFSTVYKTVVNFCTTDLSAFYLDFAKDVVYIEGQNDFNRRCMQTVFYDTVVALTKLLTPILPHTSEEIWSFLKEEEDYVQLSEFPEVTHFEDEAALLEEWEAFMSVRDDVLKALEEARNSKLIGKSFEAKLILYPTDVTNTLFTSLDADLAQILIVSQLEVMPVGTEVPAEAMQFDGLAIVVEKAEGETCDRCRAVKHDVGSHESLPTLCDRCATIVEENFPEAVIEGFEAK from the coding sequence ATGAAAATGAAAGAAACACTTCAGCTTGGGAAAACGGCTTTTCCAATGCGTGCGAATTTGCCAAACCGTGAAGGTCAATGGCAACAAGAGTGGGAACAACAAAAGATTTATGAAAAAAGACAAGAGTTAAATGAAGGTAAACCAAGTTTTGTGTTACATGATGGCCCTCCTTATGCAAATGGTAATATTCATTTAGGTCATGCCTTGAACAAAATTAGTAAAGATATTATTGTTCGTTCTAAATCAATGTCAGGTTTCCGTGCACCTTATGTTCCTGGTTGGGATACACATGGTTTACCAATTGAACAGGTGTTAACGAATAAAGGTGTTGACCGTAAAAAAATGTCACGTGCTGAATATTTAGAAAAATGTCGCGAATACGCATTATCACAAGTTGACAAACAACGTGAAGACTTCAAGCGTTTAGGTGTTTCTGGTGACTGGGAGAATCCATATATCACATTAACAGCTGACTATGAAGCTGCTCAAATTCGTGTCTTTGGTAAAATGGCTGAAAAAGGTTACATTTACAAAGGATTAAAACCAATTTATTGGTCACCATCTAGTGAATCTTCATTAGCGGAAGCTGAAATTGAGTATAAGGATATTAAATCACCATCAATCTTTGTAGCATTCAAAGTAAAAGATGGCAAAGGTTTATTAGACACGGATACATCATTTGTTATTTGGACTACAACACCTTGGACATTACCAGCTAACTTGGGTATCTCAGCAAATGCTGACTTTGAGTACGTGGTTATCAATGTAGAAGGTAACAAATATGTAGTGGCCAAAGAATTATTAACGACAGTTGCTGAAAAAATTGGTTGGGAAAATTACGAAGTCGTTCAAGAAGTAAAAGGTTCTGAATTAGAATATATGACAGCTCAACATCCATTTTATGACCGTGAGTCATTAGTTATGGTTGGGGATCATGTTACACTTGAAGCAGGTACTGGTTTAGTTCATACTGCACCTGGACACGGGGAAGATGACTATTTCGTCGCTCGTCGTTATAACTTAGAGGTCTTATCACCAGTTGATGGACGTGGGGTATACACCGACGAGGCACCTGGTTTTGAAGGAATTTTCTATGATAAAGCCAACCCAATGATTACTGAATTATTGGAAGAAAAAGGCGCATTATTAAAATTAGACTTCTTTAGCCATAGCTATCCTCATGACTGGAGAACGAAAAAACCTGTTATTTACCGTGCAACACCACAATGGTTTGCCTCAATTGATAAATTCAGAGCTAATATTTTATCTGAAGTTGAAAAAGTTGACTGGATTATCCCTTGGGGTAAAACTCGTCTTTACAATATGATCCGCGACCGTGGAGATTGGGTAATCTCTCGTCAACGCGCGTGGGGTGTACCATTACCAGTTTTCTACGCTGAAAACGGTGAAGCGATTATTACACCAGAGACAATTGAACATGTCGCTAACTTATTTGCTGAACATGGATCAAAAATCTGGTATGAAAAAGAAGCAAACGAGTTATTACCTGAAGGCTTTACACATGAAGGTAGTCCAAACGGTCAATTTACAAAAGAAAATGACATCATGGATGTATGGTTTGATTCTGGTTCTTCTCATGAAGCAGTTTTACGTGGGCGTGAAGACTTAACGTTCCCAGCTGATATGTATTTAGAAGGTTCTGACCAATATCGCGGTTGGTTCAACTCAAGTATTACAACAAGTGTGGCAATTAACGAAGTAGCGCCATACAAATCAGTTCTTTCTCAAGGCTTTGTTTTAGATGGTGAAGGCCGTAAGATGAGTAAATCTTTAGGTAACGTGATTATCCCTGAAAAAGTTATCAACCAAATGGGTGCGGATATTTTACGTCTTTGGGTATCAAGTGTTGACTACGAAGCAGACGTGCGTGTATCGATGGATATCTTAAGTCAAATTTCTGAAGTTTACCGTAAAATCCGTAACACAATGCGTTTCTTAATCGCAAATACTGAGGACTTCGATCCTAAAGCAAACCGTGTTGAGTACCGTGAATTACGCTCTGTTGATAAATACATGATGGTTCGTTTAAATCAAGTCATTGAAACTATTAAAACAAAAGGTTACGATGAGTATTCATTCTCAACTGTATACAAAACAGTTGTAAACTTCTGTACAACGGATTTATCAGCGTTCTACTTAGATTTTGCCAAAGACGTTGTCTATATCGAAGGTCAAAATGATTTTAACCGTCGTTGCATGCAAACAGTGTTCTATGATACGGTTGTTGCTTTAACAAAATTATTAACACCAATCTTGCCACACACAAGTGAAGAAATCTGGTCATTCTTAAAAGAGGAAGAAGACTATGTCCAATTATCTGAATTCCCAGAAGTGACACACTTTGAAGATGAAGCGGCATTATTAGAAGAATGGGAAGCCTTCATGAGCGTTCGTGACGATGTCTTGAAAGCATTAGAAGAAGCCCGTAATTCTAAACTAATCGGTAAATCATTTGAAGCAAAATTGATCTTATATCCAACAGACGTAACAAATACTTTATTCACAAGTTTAGATGCTGACTTAGCACAGATTTTAATTGTTTCTCAATTAGAAGTGATGCCGGTTGGTACAGAAGTCCCTGCTGAAGCAATGCAATTTGACGGTTTAGCGATTGTCGTTGAAAAAGCAGAAGGTGAAACATGTGATCGTTGCCGTGCTGTTAAACATGATGTAGGAAGCCACGAAAGCTTGCCAACTTTATGTGACCGCTGTGCGACTATCGTCGAAGAAAACTTCCCGGAAGCTGTAATAGAAGGATTCGAAGCGAAGTAG
- a CDS encoding cell division protein SepF: protein MKFALSGENIKKFFGLDFAIDQEVSPRQPEVAYPAPKAKQPLEKQVFQKTKEVAKPVPQKQPAVTSQEKVFKQEKQVAQAFKPSVKKPVNEPVRESNILSMESAASNKNTKLAMNKKIASPNVAGEPVKKVTIFEPRTYAEVKKVASAFLKNEIVIVNFHLVDEEQAKRIVDFLTGVVFALDGDIQRLDNELFICTPTNLEVDSETAESLLKSHLV, encoded by the coding sequence ATGAAATTTGCGTTATCTGGTGAGAATATCAAGAAATTTTTTGGCCTAGATTTTGCTATTGACCAAGAAGTGTCGCCGCGCCAACCAGAAGTTGCTTACCCTGCTCCAAAGGCTAAGCAACCTTTAGAAAAACAAGTGTTCCAAAAAACAAAAGAAGTAGCGAAGCCTGTACCTCAAAAACAACCTGCTGTAACAAGTCAGGAAAAAGTATTCAAACAAGAAAAACAAGTGGCACAGGCATTTAAACCTTCTGTTAAAAAGCCTGTCAATGAGCCTGTTAGAGAAAGTAACATTCTTAGTATGGAATCTGCAGCATCTAACAAAAACACTAAGTTAGCGATGAATAAAAAAATAGCAAGTCCTAATGTAGCGGGTGAACCCGTTAAAAAAGTAACCATTTTTGAGCCAAGAACCTATGCGGAAGTTAAAAAAGTTGCAAGTGCTTTTCTAAAAAATGAAATTGTCATTGTTAATTTTCATTTAGTAGATGAAGAGCAAGCCAAACGAATTGTAGACTTCTTAACGGGAGTTGTCTTTGCTTTAGATGGTGACATTCAACGACTTGATAACGAATTATTCATTTGTACACCAACTAACTTAGAAGTAGACAGCGAAACAGCTGAAAGTTTATTGAAAAGTCACTTAGTTTAA
- the cbpA gene encoding cyclic di-AMP binding protein CbpA → MLIKQVCIPKKDLTTVNENCTLEDALKILEDSGYRCVPILDEGDKIFRGNIYKMHIYRHKSEGGDMSLPVTHLLKNATKFINIDASFFKIFFTIKELPYIAVLDNNQQFYGILTHSKLLNILAQSWNVNEGRYVLTVASTGNRGDLASISKIISKYTSITSCITLDVGQDEFIRRMLFTLPVNTTQETLDDVIQHLEKKNFGVIEVEDLQKERDN, encoded by the coding sequence ATGTTAATTAAACAAGTATGTATTCCCAAAAAAGATTTAACAACCGTCAATGAAAATTGCACGCTTGAAGATGCGTTGAAAATTTTAGAAGATTCAGGTTACCGTTGTGTGCCTATTTTAGATGAAGGTGACAAGATTTTCCGTGGAAATATCTACAAAATGCACATCTATCGTCATAAATCAGAAGGTGGCGACATGAGCCTACCTGTTACTCACTTACTTAAAAACGCAACTAAATTTATCAACATTGACGCTTCTTTCTTTAAAATCTTCTTTACTATTAAAGAATTACCATATATCGCTGTGTTAGATAACAATCAACAATTCTATGGTATTTTAACTCATAGTAAATTATTAAACATTTTAGCCCAATCTTGGAACGTTAACGAAGGTCGCTACGTGTTAACAGTTGCCTCAACTGGTAACCGAGGAGACTTAGCTAGCATCTCTAAGATTATTTCTAAATATACTAGCATTACTAGTTGCATCACGCTTGATGTTGGTCAAGATGAATTCATCCGTCGTATGTTATTTACCCTACCCGTTAACACAACACAAGAAACTTTAGATGATGTAATTCAACATTTAGAAAAGAAAAACTTCGGAGTAATCGAAGTAGAAGATTTACAAAAAGAACGAGATAACTAG
- a CDS encoding DivIVA domain-containing protein: MAALTPLDIKNKSFSTKFKGYSPEEVDDFLDQIIEDYEESLRKSKELEKSLKYAEEKLTYFSELKDTLNQSIIVAQNTADKLKDTATKESNMLVSGAEAEAKQIMNEATTNAEKMVSEARSLADEIVTSAQRQAKQLAVETDDLKKKTREFHRNLALTIESQLEIVKSPEWDEILRPFSSFVDERHSTFKELLDEKNAANNEEVAEVVESTDYLVEEGHTQAIDLSELTQEYDVENNENI; the protein is encoded by the coding sequence ATGGCAGCTTTAACTCCATTAGACATTAAAAATAAAAGTTTTTCTACTAAATTCAAAGGTTACTCTCCAGAAGAGGTAGATGATTTCTTAGACCAAATCATTGAGGATTATGAGGAATCATTACGTAAGTCAAAAGAATTAGAAAAATCATTAAAGTACGCAGAAGAAAAGCTGACTTACTTTAGCGAATTAAAAGATACATTGAATCAATCAATTATCGTTGCACAAAACACAGCGGATAAATTGAAAGATACTGCAACAAAAGAATCAAACATGTTAGTGAGCGGAGCGGAAGCAGAAGCGAAACAAATCATGAATGAAGCCACAACAAATGCTGAAAAAATGGTGTCAGAAGCAAGAAGTTTAGCGGATGAAATCGTGACAAGCGCTCAACGCCAAGCCAAACAATTAGCTGTGGAAACAGATGACTTGAAGAAGAAAACACGCGAGTTCCACCGTAACTTAGCGTTAACGATTGAGTCTCAATTAGAAATCGTTAAGAGTCCTGAGTGGGATGAAATTTTACGTCCATTCTCTTCGTTTGTTGATGAGCGTCATAGCACATTTAAAGAATTATTAGACGAAAAAAATGCGGCTAATAATGAAGAGGTAGCTGAAGTTGTTGAATCAACAGACTACTTAGTTGAAGAAGGTCATACTCAAGCGATTGACTTAAGCGAATTGACGCAAGAATACGATGTAGAAAATAACGAAAATATTTAA
- the secE gene encoding preprotein translocase subunit SecE produces the protein MKFFKDTVAELKAVTWPTGKKLRKDVTTVVQMTLLFAIFFGVVDYVLNLAVQLFAK, from the coding sequence ATGAAATTTTTTAAAGACACAGTGGCTGAACTTAAAGCTGTAACATGGCCAACGGGTAAAAAATTAAGAAAAGATGTGACAACAGTGGTTCAAATGACACTACTTTTTGCAATTTTCTTTGGTGTCGTTGACTATGTATTAAATTTAGCGGTTCAATTATTCGCAAAATAA